In Rhodamnia argentea isolate NSW1041297 chromosome 11, ASM2092103v1, whole genome shotgun sequence, one genomic interval encodes:
- the LOC115739383 gene encoding O-fucosyltransferase 39 — translation MRHQSGGTLLGLLGLLLPVFIPSLFSPLSHASPSALSEWNAPKPRHLHLFKSAVERQSSDSVQNELWNPLSGQGLRPCILTTNTPSLPEKSQGYIQVFLDGGLNQQRMGICDAVAVAKILNATLVIPYLEVNPVWQDSSSFGDIFDVEHFIDALKDDIRIVRDLPDDFSWSTRDYYATAIRPTRIKTAPVHASVNWYLENVSPVLLSYGIAAIAPFSHRLTFDNLPMDIQRLRCKVNFEALSFVPHIRALGDALVNRLRYPSDDSRATAGNYLREVTDFTAKEAGKFVVLHLRFDKDMAAHSACDFGGGKAEKLALAKYRQVIWQGRVLNSQFTDEELRSQGRCPLTPEEIGLLLAALGFDNSTRLYLASHKVYGGEARISTLRKMFPLMEDKKSLASAEERVQIKGKASLLAAVDYYVSMHSDIFISASPGNMHNALVGHRTYENMKTIRPSMPLLGQLFLNKNISWSEFQEAVIEGHKNRQGQIRLRKPKQSLYTYPAPDCMCGA, via the exons ATGAGGCATCAGAGTGGAGGGACTCTTCTTGGGCTCTTGGGTTTGCTTCTCCCTGTTTTCATCCCCAGTTTGTTCAGTCCTCTGAGCCACGCTTCGCCTTCTGCTCTCTCG GAATGGAATGCTCCCAAGCCGAGGCACTTGCATCTTTTTAAGAGTGCTGTGGAACGCCAAAGT TCAGATTCAGTACAAAACGAGCTCTGGAATCCATTGAGTGGCCAAGGATTGAGACCGTGCATCCTGACTACAAACACTCCTT CCTTGCCTGAGAAAAGCCAGGGATATATTCAAGTGTTTCTAGATGGAGGCTTAAACCAGCAGAGAATGGGG ATATGTGATGCAGTTGCTGTGGCTAAAATACTGAATGCCACATTAGTTATTCCGTACCTCGAAGTAAATCCTGTTTGGCAAGATTCAAG CTCATTTGGGGACATATTTGATGTCGAACACTTTATTGATGCACTGAAAGATGACATTCGTATAGTCAGAGATCTGCCTGATGACTTCTCTTGGAGCACAAGAGATTACTATGCTACTGCTATTCGCCCTACCAGAATTAAGACTGCACCTGTTCATGCTTCAGTCAACTGGTATCTGGAGAATGTCTCACCTGTGCTACTGAG TTACGGGATTGCTGCTATTGCCCCATTCTCGCATCGCTTGACCTTTGACAATTTGCCGATGGACATTCAGCGATTGCGTTGTAAAGTGAACTTTGAAGCACTGAGCTTTGTCCCTCATATTAGAGCACTTGGAGATGCTCTTGTCAATCGTCTCCGGTACCCATCTGATGATAGTAGAGCAACTGCTGGCAACTACCTGCGAGAGGTCACTGATTTCACTGCTAAAGAAGCAGGGAAGTTTGTTGTTCTACATCTTCGGTTCGATAAG GATATGGCTGCACACTCAGCATGTGATTTCGGTGGGGGTAAAGCTGAAAAACTGGCTCTGGCAAAATACCGGCAAGTTATCTGGCAAGGAAGGGTACTTAACTCTCAGTTCACTGACGAAGAGCTGCGAAGTCAAGGACGTTGCCCGTTGACTCCTGAAGAGATTGGATTGCTGCTTGCTGCATTGGGATTTGACAATTCTACTCGTCTATACCTTGCCTCCCACAAG GTGTATGGCGGAGAAGCCAGAATTTCCACACTAAGGAAAATGTTTCCACTGATGGAGGACAAAAAGAGTCTCGCATCCGCGGAGGAGCGAGTCCAGATAAAAGGGAAGGCCTCTTTGCTGGCTGCGGTGGATTATTATGTCAGCATGCACAGCGACATCTTCATCTCTGCTTCTCCAGGGAATATGCACAATGCTTTG GTGGGGCACAGGACCTACGAGAACATGAAGACCATAAGGCCAAGCATGCCGCTATTGGGTCAGCTCTTCTTGAATAAGAACATCAGCTGGTCCGAGTTTCAGGAAGCGGTCATTGAAGGGCATAAGAACAGACAAGGTCAAATCAGATTGAGGAAGCCTAAACAATCCCTATACACATATCCGGCTCCTGATTGTATGTGCGGTGCGTAA